The sequence GGTGAGTACGTCGCGGTCGGCGCGTGCCGTCAGGCTGCGTGGACACTCGCCGGCACCACGCAACCACCCAAGTGGAATCAGACCTCCACCCAGCGTTACGAAGCCGACCCTGCCCCCAACGTCCGCGAACGCTACAGGCGCTCCGCGCCCGTGAGTGGTTAACGAGTCTCTGGACTCCTCAACCACTCACGGGCGGCGGAGCCGCCTACACCTTGACCAGCATCTTCCCGACGTTCCCGCCGCGCATGAGCTGGAGGAATGCGTCCACCGAATTCTCGATGCCCTCGACCACCGTCTCGTCGTGCACCACGTCACCGGACGCAAGCCACGGTCCCATCTTGGCGGCGAACTCGGGGAACACGTGGGTGTAGTTGCCCAGCGTAAATCCCTGCAACGTGAGACCGCGGCTGATGATGTTCATCATGTTGTCCGGTCCCGGCACACGCTCGGTGGCGTTGTAGCCGGCGATCGCGCCGCACAGCGCGGCTCGTCCCCCGTTGCGCATGGCGGCGAGTGCCGCCTCGAGGTGATCGCCGCCGACGTTGTCGAAGTAGACGTCGATTCCGTCACCCGCGACTTCGAGCAGCTGCTTGCGGATGGGTGCGGCCTTGTAGTCGAGCGCGATGTCATAGCCGTAGCGGTCGGTGAGTAGCGCCACCTTCTCGGCTGAGCCCGCGGATCCGAGGACCCGGGAGGCGCCTTCGAGGCGGGCGATCTGCCCGGCCGCAGTTCCGACGGCACCGGCGGCACCGGAAATGAACACGGAGTCACCGGGCTTCATGTGGGCGATGTGCAGAAGACCCACATAGGCGGTGAGGCCCGTCAACCCCAGAATGCCGAGGTATGCGGACACCGGGACACCGGGAATCTCTTCCACCACACGGAATGCGGAGGCATCGCCCTGCGCCACGTCGCGCCATCCCAGGTCGTGCACCACGACGGAGCCGACGGGGTGGCTGTCGGCGGTCGACTCGACGACTCGCCCCACTGCGCCACCGGTCATGGTCTCCCCCAGCACGAACGGCGGAATGTAGGACTTGACGTCGTTCATGCGACCGCGCATGTATGGGTCGACGGAGGTGAACTCGTTGACCACACGAACCTGATCACCGGCGAGGTCGGGCAACTCCACGGTGACAGTCCGGAAGTCGTCCTGGGTGGGCCAGCCCGCCGGCCGGTTGATCAATTGAATCTGCGTGCTCGATACCACGAGTAGTTCCTTTCACTGCTTTGACGAAAGATGTCTAGAGCGCCAGTCCGAGCGCGAGGAGAAGGACCGCGAGCAACGGAAGCGTGCCCTGGGTGAGAGCGGCGCGTGCCTTGTCCGGTGAAGAAATCAGCAGGACAGCCGCGGCGAGAACCATCGATCCGGCACCTGCGAAGACGAGGGCAGCACCCACCGCAGTCGCGCCGACAGCGACCGCAACGATGCCGACCGCGGTCACGATGGCGAGAAACAGGTTGTAGAAGCCCTGGTTGAAGGCCAGCTCCTTGGTGGCGGCGGCATCGTCGGCGGTGGTGCCGAAGGTCGCGCGGGTACGCGGCGCTGTCCACAGCACCGACTCGAGCACGAAGATGTACACGTGTAATGCACTGGCGAAAGCGGCGAGAACCAGACCGGCGGTGACCATGCAAGCTCCTCCTGATTGTGAACTGACCATTTCAATATATACTGAAATGAGCGTTTCACAACAGTGAGTGAGGATCGTCATGCCACGGACACAGGACTTCGACACCGCCGAGGTGATCGGCCTCGCACGTGACGTGTTCTGGGACAAGGGTTATGAAGCCACGTCGGTGCCGGACCTCGAACGCGCCACCGGACTCAACCGCTCGAGCCTGTACAACGCCTTCACCAGCAAGCGGGGCCTGTTCGACGCCGCCGTGCAGGACTACCTCGACCGGGTCGTCCGCCCGCGTCTGAAAATCCTCACCGCTGAACCCACCCGGCCCGACGCGGGCGTGCGCTACTACCGCGCTCTCGCCGAGACGTTGGCCACGCTCCCCGAGGACTGCCCGGGTCGTGGGTGCCTGCTCCTCAACAGCGCTGCCGGGTTCGCCGCCCACGACGAGACTCAGCGGATGGTCGTGGATGCCTACCGCAGCGAACTGTCCGCAGCGCTGACCCACGCGCTGCGTGCCCTGGATCCGGACGCGCCTGCCGCCGTCGTCGAGCACCGCACGCGGCTGCTGACGTCGTTGTCGGTCAGCGCGTTCCTGCTCTCGCGCATCAACCGGGACGAGGCGATCGCGGTGGCGCACACGGCGATCGAACAGCTCGAGGAGTGGCGCGGGACCGCCTGACCGCGCCGTCCGTCAGTCGGCCAGAGCCGGCGCCGCGTGCTTGCCGCGCTCGGGAGGAACGCCGTCTCCGGACGCCCGCTCGGCGGCCGCCGTCTCGATCGCGGTGGCGTGTTCGACGGCGTGGGGGGCGATACCCAGGTTGTCCAGGGTGTCCCAGAGACCGGCCATCGCCGCCTTCGGGTCGAGGTAGTACTCGGATTCGCGCACACGCCAGAAGGTCCAGCCGCAACGCTTGAGTTCCTGCTCGCGTTCGAGGTCGGCGATGCGCTGTGCCGGCGTAGTAGAGAAGGCGTCCGCATCACATTCGACGGCCAGCCTCATCGTCCCGCCGGTGACTACGAGGTCGATACGCCGATTGTTCACCTCGACTTGAGGATTGACGTGATAGCCGCGCTCGGCGATGTCGTGGAACACCCGCTGCTCGAGGAGGTTGTCGAACGGTGGCGTCCGGACGTCTCGGCTCACACCCTGGGGCATCGGCTCGGCCGGCGCCGGCGACGTCGACATGACGTAGCTCAGCAGGGAGTTACGGAGGTCTGCTCGCTTCAGTTCGTCGACGGTCACCGAGTGGAACAGCCACAACTGGTCCTGCGCCCGCGACGCCGCGACGTTGAATCGACGCTTGTACTGATTGGCCGTCAGCGGCACGAAGTGCTGCTCCGGCGTCACCACCATGGACAGGAAGACGACGCTGCGTTCATCGCCCTGGAAGTCGGGCGGTGTTCCCACCCGCAGCCGCCGTTGCTCCCACTGCTCGATTCCGATGCGCCGCACCAATTCACCGCGGATCGCGTCGACCTGCGACTGCCCTTGCAACACAACGATTCCGAACGTCTTTCCGTCGTACCGGGGATCGACGAGACATTCGA comes from Rhodococcus oxybenzonivorans and encodes:
- a CDS encoding NADP-dependent oxidoreductase, which translates into the protein MVSSTQIQLINRPAGWPTQDDFRTVTVELPDLAGDQVRVVNEFTSVDPYMRGRMNDVKSYIPPFVLGETMTGGAVGRVVESTADSHPVGSVVVHDLGWRDVAQGDASAFRVVEEIPGVPVSAYLGILGLTGLTAYVGLLHIAHMKPGDSVFISGAAGAVGTAAGQIARLEGASRVLGSAGSAEKVALLTDRYGYDIALDYKAAPIRKQLLEVAGDGIDVYFDNVGGDHLEAALAAMRNGGRAALCGAIAGYNATERVPGPDNMMNIISRGLTLQGFTLGNYTHVFPEFAAKMGPWLASGDVVHDETVVEGIENSVDAFLQLMRGGNVGKMLVKV
- a CDS encoding DUF1304 domain-containing protein: MVTAGLVLAAFASALHVYIFVLESVLWTAPRTRATFGTTADDAAATKELAFNQGFYNLFLAIVTAVGIVAVAVGATAVGAALVFAGAGSMVLAAAVLLISSPDKARAALTQGTLPLLAVLLLALGLAL
- a CDS encoding TetR/AcrR family transcriptional regulator produces the protein MPRTQDFDTAEVIGLARDVFWDKGYEATSVPDLERATGLNRSSLYNAFTSKRGLFDAAVQDYLDRVVRPRLKILTAEPTRPDAGVRYYRALAETLATLPEDCPGRGCLLLNSAAGFAAHDETQRMVVDAYRSELSAALTHALRALDPDAPAAVVEHRTRLLTSLSVSAFLLSRINRDEAIAVAHTAIEQLEEWRGTA